From a single Bacillus sp. NEB1478 genomic region:
- a CDS encoding permease — MFDKTFYQMNTVFISILIESLPFVLIGVLIAGIIQMFVTEEMVARIMPKNKILAVLFGTVIGAIFPACECGIVPITRKLISKGVPAYAAFPFMLTGPVINPVVLFSTYVAFGNKWDVMVYRGGLAMIVAMIVGFILSIQFKNTSVLKTETGAVSSHHAHAEMAATVEPAPKLSLSNKITGTLVHAVEEFFSVGKYLVIGAFIAASMQTYVKTSTLLEIGQGQVSSSLVMMGLAFVLSLCSEADAFIASSFQSTFTIGSIVAFLVMGPMLDIKNVLMMLGSFRKKLVFSLIGYITVLVLIGSLFF; from the coding sequence ATGTTTGACAAAACGTTTTATCAAATGAATACCGTGTTCATCAGCATCCTGATTGAATCACTGCCTTTTGTTCTTATAGGTGTGCTTATCGCAGGTATCATTCAAATGTTTGTTACCGAAGAAATGGTGGCACGAATTATGCCGAAAAATAAAATATTAGCTGTATTATTCGGAACCGTTATCGGTGCAATTTTTCCAGCTTGTGAGTGTGGGATTGTTCCGATTACACGTAAACTGATTTCAAAAGGTGTACCCGCTTATGCAGCATTTCCTTTTATGTTGACGGGCCCTGTTATAAATCCAGTTGTTCTTTTTTCTACTTATGTTGCATTCGGAAACAAATGGGATGTAATGGTTTACCGAGGCGGACTTGCGATGATCGTAGCGATGATTGTAGGTTTTATCCTTTCTATACAATTTAAGAACACAAGTGTGCTCAAAACAGAAACAGGTGCTGTTTCTAGTCACCACGCACACGCAGAAATGGCTGCAACTGTTGAGCCTGCACCAAAATTATCACTCTCCAACAAAATAACAGGGACTCTAGTTCATGCTGTCGAAGAATTTTTCTCTGTGGGGAAATACTTAGTAATCGGTGCTTTTATCGCAGCAAGCATGCAGACGTATGTAAAAACTTCAACGTTATTAGAAATCGGACAAGGTCAAGTTTCATCATCACTTGTAATGATGGGCTTAGCTTTTGTATTATCCCTTTGTTCTGAAGCGGATGCATTTATTGCCTCTTCCTTTCAAAGTACATTCACGATCGGTTCAATTGTTGCATTCTTAGTAATGGGACCGATGCTTGATATCAAAAACGTCTTAATGATGCTTGGTTCTTTTAGAAAGAAACTTGTGTTCAGTTTGATCGGATATATTACCGTACTCGTCTTAATCGGATCATTATTCTTTTAA
- the corA gene encoding magnesium/cobalt transporter CorA translates to MIRTIAVVNQKVIINPPLERLDEIQADWVWVDFDSPITKETNLLRTFFDFHPLAVEDCVNSLQRPKVEFYEEHLFYVVHALNEKTLDATEVDIFSTKNMIVTFHKTEVPEIDFVWSYLKELKTVPQELGKNELLHKLIDKLVDMYFPIMHQLEERVMSIESNEDDEAPKLINQIFDIRGDLLSLRKTVVPMRELLYRMLESKRVGLDADERSYFHDIYDHLLRLTDMMTSAREMTSDIRDNHISLNSYRMNNIMKTLTVITTIFMPLTFIAGLYGMNFVNMPELKSQNGYFYVLGMMILLGLLMTLWFKKKGWFEQD, encoded by the coding sequence ATGATCCGTACGATAGCGGTAGTTAATCAAAAAGTAATAATAAATCCGCCATTAGAGCGCTTAGATGAAATTCAGGCTGATTGGGTTTGGGTCGATTTTGATAGTCCAATAACGAAAGAAACGAATCTTTTGCGGACGTTTTTCGATTTTCATCCACTCGCGGTTGAGGATTGCGTGAACTCTTTGCAGCGTCCAAAAGTGGAGTTTTATGAAGAGCATCTATTCTATGTTGTACATGCCCTAAATGAAAAAACGCTCGATGCAACCGAAGTGGATATCTTTAGTACAAAAAACATGATCGTCACTTTCCATAAGACAGAAGTTCCAGAAATCGATTTTGTCTGGAGCTATTTGAAAGAGTTAAAGACGGTGCCACAGGAACTCGGGAAAAATGAGCTTCTTCATAAATTAATAGATAAGCTAGTCGATATGTATTTTCCAATCATGCACCAATTGGAAGAACGCGTCATGTCCATTGAAAGCAATGAAGATGATGAAGCACCAAAATTAATCAACCAGATCTTTGATATTAGGGGAGATTTGCTGTCATTACGAAAAACGGTAGTACCTATGCGTGAACTGCTGTATCGGATGCTTGAGTCTAAACGAGTTGGTTTGGATGCAGATGAAAGATCCTACTTTCATGACATCTATGACCATTTGCTGCGTTTGACAGATATGATGACTTCAGCCCGTGAGATGACTTCAGATATACGAGATAACCATATCTCGCTAAACTCATACCGCATGAATAATATTATGAAAACACTCACAGTAATCACAACTATTTTCATGCCTCTGACTTTTATTGCTGGTTTGTACGGTATGAATTTCGTAAACATGCCAGAACTGAAGTCTCAAAATGGCTATTTCTACGTATTAGGTATGATGATATTGCTTGGTCTTCTTATGACACTTTGGTTCAAGAAAAAAGGCTGGTTTGAACAGGATTAG
- a CDS encoding VanW family protein encodes MNHFELRPKRRSAFRISLGKKYYTMKRYLEWFTDKKKYAKIAKNEKLPFVSFSHRTVLLRKLKDVDMWFQHNKVKNLSIAIQKLNGTLIKPGETFSYWKSIGTTTRAKGYVDGMVLFYGTFQKGTGGGLCQLSNLIYWMTLHTPLTVTERHRHSYDVFPDSKRTQPFGSGATCAYNYLDLQIQNNTDQTYQLYLYLTDTHLVGEWRTENEELHSYHVYEKEHWITPAYWGGYLRHNLIHRKVFNRQKNQIDDQYVTENHAIMMYEPLLESTQQEA; translated from the coding sequence ATGAACCATTTTGAGCTTCGTCCGAAACGCCGTTCGGCATTTCGGATTTCGCTAGGTAAAAAATACTACACGATGAAACGATACCTAGAATGGTTTACAGACAAGAAGAAATATGCAAAAATCGCAAAAAACGAAAAACTGCCTTTTGTCAGTTTTTCGCATAGAACTGTATTGCTGCGTAAATTAAAAGACGTAGACATGTGGTTTCAGCACAACAAAGTAAAAAATCTCAGCATTGCCATTCAGAAATTGAATGGTACTCTCATTAAACCAGGTGAGACATTTTCGTATTGGAAAAGTATCGGGACAACGACTAGAGCAAAAGGATATGTAGATGGAATGGTTTTGTTCTATGGAACCTTTCAAAAAGGAACAGGTGGAGGATTATGCCAGCTTTCAAATCTCATTTACTGGATGACGCTTCACACTCCGTTAACCGTAACTGAGCGACACAGACACAGTTATGATGTATTCCCTGATTCCAAACGGACACAGCCTTTTGGGAGCGGAGCAACTTGTGCCTACAATTACCTTGATCTTCAAATCCAAAACAATACGGATCAAACCTATCAGCTTTATCTTTATTTAACAGATACACACCTTGTCGGAGAATGGCGCACGGAAAACGAAGAACTTCATAGCTATCATGTTTATGAAAAGGAACATTGGATCACGCCTGCCTATTGGGGTGGCTATCTTCGTCACAACCTTATCCATCGAAAAGTGTTTAACAGACAGAAGAATCAAATTGATGATCAATATGTAACTGAAAATCATGCGATTATGATGTATGAACCACTCTTAGAATCAACCCAGCAAGAAGCATAG